In Bacteroidota bacterium, a single genomic region encodes these proteins:
- a CDS encoding LysM peptidoglycan-binding domain-containing protein, which yields MAQKHKYIIYILVALGPICTYAQKRMSTEEYINRYKHIAVAEKFRSGIPASITLAQGILESGSGNSRLTQEGNNHFGIKCKGTWTGKTILEDDDEKQECFRAYDSAWQSYHDHSDFLLHNSRYSTLFNLDVTDYKSWAYGLKAAGYATNPVYPQKLIEYVEKYNLHQYDLIVPDSIEKKAVEQEWKAEISNYIEINETPALITKTGDTWQMIANANDMRVWQITKYNDLSDSEACHARDTIYLKPKRRHATTDFHIVKPGQTMKTISKIYALKLSKLYDRNLMTIGEEPASGEKIYLNDERKEKPNLYIPVAIRTTKQPTKENVKKDSIVKTKIEEPKDTVVGSVPNKIRDSGNHKNIDTSSSIIISNPNIHIVKEKETLYSISKKYNITVDELKHLNGLDSNSIKVGQELKIKPTTVQKTLPKKDTIKTPAKKPTTYTAKKGDTIGKVAKKFHLDKPKLMKLNKLKIEKLTEGQKIKLY from the coding sequence ATGGCTCAAAAACACAAATACATTATATATATACTTGTAGCCTTAGGTCCTATATGTACTTATGCTCAAAAAAGAATGAGTACTGAAGAGTATATAAATAGATACAAACATATTGCCGTAGCGGAAAAGTTTCGTTCGGGTATCCCTGCCAGCATTACGTTAGCACAAGGAATATTAGAAAGTGGTTCAGGAAATAGCCGCCTCACACAGGAGGGGAATAACCATTTCGGCATAAAATGTAAAGGCACCTGGACGGGCAAAACAATATTAGAAGACGATGACGAAAAACAGGAATGCTTCCGTGCTTATGATAGTGCCTGGCAAAGTTATCATGACCACAGCGATTTTTTATTACATAACAGTCGTTATAGTACTTTATTTAATTTGGATGTTACAGATTATAAAAGTTGGGCCTACGGATTAAAAGCAGCAGGCTATGCGACCAATCCTGTATATCCGCAAAAATTAATTGAATATGTAGAAAAATACAATCTGCATCAATACGATTTAATAGTTCCAGATTCTATCGAAAAAAAAGCAGTGGAGCAAGAATGGAAAGCGGAAATTTCAAACTATATAGAGATTAACGAAACGCCCGCACTTATTACCAAAACGGGAGACACTTGGCAAATGATAGCCAATGCAAATGATATGCGTGTATGGCAAATTACCAAGTATAATGATCTCAGCGATTCCGAAGCTTGTCATGCACGAGACACTATATACCTAAAACCAAAACGCCGCCATGCCACAACAGACTTTCATATAGTTAAACCAGGGCAAACGATGAAAACTATTTCTAAAATATATGCACTCAAACTTAGCAAACTGTATGATAGAAATTTGATGACGATAGGCGAAGAACCAGCATCTGGCGAAAAAATATATTTGAATGATGAACGAAAGGAGAAACCAAACTTATATATCCCTGTCGCCATCAGAACTACCAAACAACCTACAAAAGAAAATGTTAAAAAAGACAGCATTGTTAAAACAAAAATAGAAGAACCAAAAGATACAGTAGTTGGTTCCGTCCCGAATAAGATTCGGGATTCGGGAAACCACAAAAATATAGATACTTCATCAAGCATCATAATATCAAATCCCAATATTCATATTGTAAAAGAAAAGGAAACATTATATAGTATTTCAAAAAAATACAATATAACTGTTGATGAACTCAAACATTTGAATGGGCTTGACAGTAATAGTATAAAAGTAGGGCAGGAATTAAAAATAAAACCGACCACAGTTCAAAAAACGCTACCTAAAAAAGATACAATAAAAACGCCTGCTAAAAAACCTACAACCTACACTGCCAAAAAAGGCGATACCATAGGTAAGGTTGCCAAAAAATTCCATTTGGACAAACCCAAATTAATGAAATTAAACAAACTAAAAATTGAAAAATTAACTGAAGGGCAGAAAATAAAATTGTATTAG